The window CTACAGAGGAGCCATGGGCATCATGCTGGTCTATGACATCACCAACGCCAAGAGCTTTGAGAACATCAGTAAATGGCTGCGCAATATTGACGAGGTAACGCGCACAGGCTTtactggttgtcatggagatccTCCTGCAGGCTTTGCTCTGAAACAAGGGATCATGGGGCAAATTTAATTTTACCTGTAGCTGCACAAGCATTTGCATCACCTTGGTTTTCCTTCATCTTCAGCATGCAAATGAAGACGTTGAGAGGATGCTGTTAGGCAACAAGTGTGACATGGAGGACAAGAGGGTCGTACCAAAAGCCAAAGGGGAGCAGGTGAGGACACGAAGGAAACATCTACAAATATGTAATTACCTCAGAGTTGAGAGCAGGTCACGATCACACGACTATCGAgacttttctaaaaaaaaacctttataaAAGGAACCTGAGAGTGACTCATTTGTTGGTAGATTTAAGAGccgcttacacacacacacacacactcacacactcacacacacacacacacactcacactcacacacacacacacacacacacacacacacacacacacacacacacacacacacacacacgactggagacggaatgtgtgaatgtgtgataCCTGATCTGTGTCCAGCTCCGAGGATCAGACGCTATTTTTGGACTTGGGGATTTAATAGTGGCCCTGCTCATCACTCTTTCTCCACAGATCGCGAGGGAGCACGGCATTAGGTTTTTTGAGACGAGTGCTAAGGCCAACATCAACATCGAGAAAGCTTTCCTCACGTTAGCAGAAGACATCCTGAGAAAGGTACGCCATATATAAAATACCTTCATCCACCCTTTTCACGCAACCTTTCCATCAATTTATGCTGTTCTAGTTTCCAGATTTGGAGGAAGTGGTCTGACAAGAGCAGTGCATGGTTTATGAAACCTTTCTAAATATAATACAATTTTAGCTTTCAAAGTGCCATCTTCGCTGTGTAGTACCTCTAGCTGCCAATAGGCGGCACTGTCCAACGATCAGAATCCGTTTTAGTGTTGAGAATAGATCAAAATAATACtgacaggttttttttgcatttttctgaaaacatgaaaCTATAATTGCACAtcacatttttcttcattttaaaagttcTCTGGTCATTTGCAATACAATTAAATACATGTAATGGAAGCTAAAACACCATGTCTGAGTTTAAAGTAGCTGTGCAGTAATTGAGTGGATTGTACCAGTGTGTTTATCATTTTGGGATGGAAATGGTCCACAGCCGATGTTGTGGACCCATGACAGCAGCATCATCGTTACACTTGTACGGGTTATTTAAATGGAAGTTCTAAcgtaaatgttgctttttgcCACAGACGCCTGTAAAAGAGCCCAACAGTGAAAACGTTGACATCAGCAGTGGAAGCGGAGTCACAGGCTGGAAGAGCAAGTGCTGCAGTTGAACAATTTTTGTTTTCactcactaacacacacacacacacacactgacatacacacactgacatacacacactgacatacacacacacacacacacactgacatacactcgcacacacacccacactctaATTGCTAACCTGAACTCTTGCTCTAACCTGTCTCATGAGTTTTCTTGCACACTGATAATgtcagaataaaacaataaaccaCTTCACTCGTctaacaccccccacccccaccccaccccaccacatTCTTCCACTCTCCATCTGatggtcatttttatttctaatatAAAGAGAAATCCAGTCACGTTTCTTGTCATTTGTTTTAaaacttgtaaaaaaaaaaaaaaaaaaaaaagacaagctcctatttttaatatttccttTGCCTGGTTGGGTCCCCCCCATGACCCCTTGACCTCTCCCCACCCACAGCACTCACCATCAAaggaaatcaaaataaaaatactacAAAAAAAATGAGAATAGATTTAACATTTTGTACACTTAGTGGGGTTTCTGTTGAGTCGTATTTGGTCATTAACAATTTGTTACCGAGTGACGGAGGCGTGGCTAGCTCCTTTTGTAGTGGGGTTGATTTTGTCCTGTGCCTTATATGGAAGATGGGCGGGGCTGTGTGGTGGGCGGGGCTgtgtggtgggcggagccacaacACCTAAAAATTACAGTTTAATATTCAGTTATGCAGACGGCTGCCGAACTGAAGCAGAAGCGTTTGAATTTCTCCTCCAGCTAAGAGAACCACATAGTGCAGTATGTCCTGTgtatcagttttattttaactgtATGAATTATTTGACTTTAAATTTACTTTAGTTTCTTTtcccatgttttttttctctgcatgcaCATTACTCTGGGTTGGATTTATTTCTGTAATACTGTGCAATGTTTGCCACAGGGTGATTGGGTGGGACGTACACAAGTTCTCTGGAAATTCAAACAGTTTTGCAAATCCATTAAAAATAAGCTTGTTTAAGTTAACTTGTTTGTCTTGACTCATGTTCAGCGTGTAGTTTCACTGGTCCGGTTTCAGTGGGAGGTTGGTTGGTCCATTTCAACCTGCTGCCGTTAACTTTAAAAAGTGACAACTCCTTTCCCATAGCAGAGAACAGTCCCGGGTCACCAGTGGACTGagctcccgccccccccccccgatgttACTCTAGCACATAtgtcaaacccagtcctcgagggccacgatccagccgggttttctgtcctacccggctggatcgtggccctcgaggactgggtttgacaTGAGTTTAGCGACCCCTGGTGCTTGTAGCCTGAAACTCGCCATTGAGCCTATTTCATGGTTAAGGGTTGTTTTGATGTTGAAAAGGTTATATTCTTGCAAAGGTATTATATTTTACAGTAAAACCTCTTTAAAGAGCTGTTTTGGTGGAGGGGAAAACCCTAAATGAAGCACTCGTTAACTTAATCGTACATGACAGAATTCAACAGAGCCGGTGTGAATGAAATagttcttttatttaatcacCCTCGTccctgaacccaaacctctaaGAGCAACAGCAtatggaaaaaacaacaacaacccaacAACCCCGGTGCACAAGTTCAGTTCAGGTTGAGGCTGCAACTACATTCAGAAATATTTCCTACAGACGTGAAGTTCAGGGGGTTTCAAACAAAACGAGCCGAGGAAGTGGAATGGAGACTGTGGAAATAAGGCTCGTTAATTAGTGCTTTGGTTGACAGAGAGGAGATCCAGAACTCAGGGTTCTGCCAGTGAGTGTTTTTCTGTGGCTGGAACGTTGAACAGGAGGCGACGGCAGCGACACTGACGAGGGCCTGCCCTAAACACAgcctgacggggggggggggggcacatttaCAACTTAATTTATAAATACATTAAGGTATAAattagaaatatatatataaaaaacaaagccTACTGTAGTTCAATCATCTACGTCTACTAATGCCAGTCTGATTATTAACCCTCTTTATATTTGGTGAAAGAACCAAAAACGATCAAAAAGGCACAGCAATGAATTATTAGAACTATTTCTCCCTGCAAACGAACCAGCCTGGACACGACACCCCCACGGACAGACAAATATAAATTAGGGTTCCACTAAAACACAATTCTGACTCATTCCTAGTAAACAGTGTTTGAACCATCGTCACCAGTTAcagtttttaataaattaaGGTTTAAAGGGCTTTGTGATCATCCTGAAAGGACCCTGATCCTCAAACGTCAGGCTAACTGTTACACTTCAACATTTCCAGACGGACCTGTGCGGCCGAGGACGCCGCCCCTGACCGGCATCCCATAAACACCACTAACGTTATTAGTAATTCATGTGGCCACCTGAAACTATTCCTGGCCGGGATAACCAGAACTCGTAACCCAGATGTGCACGATTACCCAGAATGCCtggttttgaaataaaatgggATAATGTGCTACAGTGTAAAACTTGATTCTATACAGGGGTTCGTGCACGGGTCCACGGCTCTGGCCTCGGAGGCTACACGTACACCAGGTCCCGGCTCTGTGTGGACACGTCCTGCGTCCggccgtcctcgtcctcgtcgtAGCCCTCGTACTCGAtgggtttggggcagctgtACGGGTGGCCGTTGTCGTCGAAGAAGCGGCGGAAGGTGAATTCGTAGAAGGCGTGTTCGGGGTGTTTGCCGTTGCGGAACCAGCCGCCGAGGGTGTCGCTGAGGGTGTCCTGGCCCTCGCTGCTCCACAGCTTATCCGGATCCACGGGGTCAAAGTTGGAGGTGTCTGTGGAGTGAGCGATGGTGGGGATGTACGGCGCGCACTGCTGCCGCAGGTCGCTGGAGAAGTCGATGGCCCTGAAGAAAGGGTGCGCCTTGATCTCGTCGGCGCCGTTCTTGCCCAGTCGGTCCTCTGGCCCGCGGCACAGCTTCACGATCAGGTCGGACGCCTCGGGGCTGAGCTTGGCCTGCGGCGGAATGTGCAGCGTGCTCTTCCAGTTTATGACCTGAGTTGGAACAGGAGAGAGCTCAGAAAGCGCTGAAGCGGCGCCGCCGCGCTCGCCTGCGAGTGCTTCTCATACCTTCAGCTGCGTCTCCAGGGGTGTGGTCGCTAAGAAAGGGGGCTGGCCCACAACCATTTCATACAAGATCACGCCAACGCTCCACCAATCACAGAGCTGGGTGTATCCTGAGGAGATGAAAGACGCTCGGACTAAAACAACACTTTTAAGGAGGGCAGATTCTGGAGCTTATCTTCCAAGGATGAACCTTGGTGGGAGGCCAGCAGgacaagctgctgcaggaacgtGGCCCCTTCTCCCTTTTCATCGGAAAATCTGAAAGCTATCAGTGGAGCGACCCACCGCCCCAGTCAAACATCTGGAGGTGCTCGTACCTGTGCGGAGCAGCACTTCCGGTGCTATGTAGTTGGGCGTCCCCACCAGCGAGTGTGCCAAGCAGCGCTGGTGCTGCCGggccttcctcctctccagggGCTTGAGGCGGTCCGAGCAACGGCAGTTGGCCGGATCTTCCCAGTCTTTGCTGAAGTCCATGCTGTCCTGCCTCACGTGGTCACCTGCGTGGAGATCAGGAGGTGGATTTAGCTGGCAGCCTGACCGGAGCCCATCGTGCTGACACAGACGTGGAGACCTACCGCTCTGGTAATACTTGGAGTCGTGCGTCCAGCGGAAGCCGGTGCAGAGCCCAAAGTCGGTCAGCTTGATGTGTCCGTCTCTGTCGATGAGGATGTTGTCGGGCTTGATGTCTCGGTGGATGAAGCCCATTTTGTGGACGCTCTCCACGGCACAGGTGAGCTCGGCTATGTAGAACTGGGCCAACTCCTCCTTGAAGATGCCCAAGCGGATGAGGAGGCTCATCATGTCCCCTCCGGGGATGTACTCCATGACAAAGTACAGGTTGTCCTTATCTTGGAAGGAATAGTAGAGGCGCACCACCCACTCGTTGTCGGCCTCCGCCAGGATGTCCCTCTCGGCCTTCACGTGAGCCACCTGATTCCTCAGCAGCACGTCCTTCTTGCGGAGGGTCTTCATCGCGTACAGTGACCC of the Takifugu flavidus isolate HTHZ2018 chromosome 19, ASM371156v2, whole genome shotgun sequence genome contains:
- the rab10 gene encoding ras-related protein Rab-10; this translates as MAKKTYDLLFKLLLIGDSGVGKTCVLFRFSDDAFNTTFISTIGIDFKIKTVELQGKKIKLQIWDTAGQERFHTITTSYYRGAMGIMLVYDITNAKSFENISKWLRNIDEHANEDVERMLLGNKCDMEDKRVVPKAKGEQIAREHGIRFFETSAKANINIEKAFLTLAEDILRKTPVKEPNSENVDISSGSGVTGWKSKCCS